Proteins co-encoded in one Fusarium fujikuroi IMI 58289 draft genome, chromosome FFUJ_chr06 genomic window:
- a CDS encoding probable MEU1-multiple enhancer of UAS2: MGDLPTTFDKPVHIAVIGGTGLGQLEGFEPVAALTPITPWGPPASPIQILSHKGGYVAFLARHGVHHQFAPHEVPNRANIAALRHIGVRSVVAFSAVGSLQEEIKPMDFVVPDQVIDRTKGIRPFTFFEGGVVGHVGFADPFDAGLAKVVKACAAHMEGDGVVLHEKGTVIVMEGPQFSTRAESNMYRSWGGSVINMSTLPEAKLAREAELAYQVIAMATDYDCWHSFEDVNVELVIKYMKANNENAKRLVAGVLDRLAELENSDLVQAKHWAGASQGAVKFMTKPAGRDPEAMKKVEYLFPGFWEE; this comes from the exons ATGGGTGACCTCCCCACCACGTTCGACA AGCCTGTCCATATCGCCGTGATTGGCGGTACTGGTCTCGGTCAGCTTGAAGGCTTCGAGCCCGTCGCTGCTCTCACCCCTATCACACCTTGGGGACCCCCGGCCTCGCCGATCCAGATCCTCTCCCACAAAGGTGGCTACGTCGCTTTCCTTGCTCGCCATGGTGTTCACCATCAGTTTGCTCCTCACGAAGTCCCGAACCGCGCAAACATCGCTGCTCTACGACATATTGGTGTTAGATCCGTCGTCGCGTTCTCCGCCGTCGGTTCCTTACAAGAGGAGATCAAGCCTATGGACTTTGTCGTCCCGGATCAGGTCATTGATCGCACAAAGGGTATCCGTCCCTTTACCTTCTTTGAGGGTGGTGTAGTTGGACATGTTGGCTTTGCCGACCCTTTCGATGCAGGCCTTGCTAAGGTGGTCAAGGCTTGCGCAGCTCATATGGAGGGCGACGGCGTCGTCTTGCACGAAAAGGGCACGGTCATTGTCATGG AAGGGCCGCAGTTCTCGACTCGCGCCGAGTCCAACATGTACCGATCTTGGGGAGGATCTGTTATCAACATGTCGACCCTTCCTGAGGCCAAGCTTGCCCGCGAGGCTGAGCTGGCCTACCAGGTGATTGCCATGGCCACCGACTATGATTGCTGGCATTCATTTGAGGATGTTAATGTAGAGCTGGTCATCAAGTACATGAAGGCTAACAATGAAAATGCCAAGCGACTTGTAGCGGGTGTCTTGGATCGACTTGCTGAGCTCGAGAACAGCGACCTGGTCCAAGCGAAGCACTGGGCTGGTGCCTCTCAAGGAGCCGTCAAGTTCATGACCAAGCCAGCTGGCCGTGATCCCGAGGCCATGAAGAAGGTCGAGTACCTTTTCCCTGGCTTCTGGGAGGAATAA
- a CDS encoding probable vivid PAS protein VVD: MASKTVPAMNPWEVNALNYEFPQEGSFNVDGTVNSAGTWRRVQDPVIYPGLYAPSGIDIMSILFRVMGRPNPQVVLGPVDCSVALVVCDMGQADAPVIYVSDSFSELTGYTAREVLGRNCRFLQAPPGHERSLDRKGTDKVASHRIRQAVCAGREIQIPVTNYKKYGQPFNNLLTIIPVPVDETGCRYCIGFLSEMD, encoded by the exons ATGGCGTCCAAGACCGTTCCAGCTATGAATCCCTGGGAGGTCAATGCTCTCAAT TATGAGTTTCCTCAAGAGGGCTCTTTCAATGTTGACGGCACAGTAAACTCTGCAGGTACTTGGCGTCGAGTTCAAGACCCCGTCATCTACCCCGGGCTCTACGCTCCCAGTGGGATCGACATCATGTCCATCTTG TTCCGTGTTATGGGCCGACCAAACCCTCAAGTTGTTCTTGGTCCAGTGGACTGTTCGGTCGCTCTTGTCGTGTGCGACATGGGCCAGGCCGATGCCCCCGTCATCTATGTTTCTGACTCGTTCTCCGAACTCACTGGATACACGGCTCGTGAGGTTCTTGGGCGAAATTGCCGCTTCCTCCAAGCACCACCAGGGCATGAACGGTCTCTTGACAGAAAGGGTACGGACAAGGTCGCTTCACACCGCATACGTCAGGCCGTCTGTGCTGGAAGGGAGATTCAGATCCCCGTCACCAACTACAAGAAATATGGCCAGCCATTCAACAACCTTCTCACCATAATCCCCGTTCCTGTCGATGAAACCGGCTGTCGTTACTGCATCGGCTTTCTGAGCGAGATGGACTGA
- a CDS encoding related to DNA repair protein MMS21, which yields MSRRAINRTGNSSTELPGYEPPACPLTDTARRKLHDLSNSRSTAAYQQQINESVRLLGFSVSDIHERLRMQREELSRLKLRREEKGTEKSEDELRLEAHLPELEERINTLTAASEQAIRDMIDRRAELEDEDAMFSELHDTASAEAAQQRQVDAQRSEQDDEQEPLGATSLLDLYKELRQKKDTEYTKMSAHQRYALNNDYAGFKKLWHDAMAGDEGPPLPDASRWFTADGEPIMTGDVKGAGAGVGDDDDDIAVEREVKSINCPLTLQPMKDPYTNRNCKHTFEKAALLEYLPMRGESQCPQAGCSQKFTRARFDHEFFQDQAMARRIKRVRLAQQQQEMMDEEDEGDGDDELRVRGSQAVPGRPLKREKRGE from the exons ATGTCTCGGAGAGCCATCAACCGCACTGGTAATTCATCTACAGAGCTACCTGGGTACGAACCACCAGCATGTCCACTCACCGACACTGCTCGCCGCAAGCTGCACGACTTGTCAAACAGCCGCTCAACAGCCGCATATCAACAGCAGATCAACGAATCTGTCCGATTACTTGGCTTCAGTGTCAGTGATATACACGAGCGATTGCGCATGCAGCGCGAAGAGTTGTCCCGTCTAAAACTCcggagagaggagaaggggACAGAGAAATCTGAGGACGAGCTACGCCTCGAAGCTCATCTCCCTGAATTGGAGGAGCGCATTAACACACTGACAGCGGCATCGGAACAGGCCATTCGTGATATGATCGATCGCAGAGCAGAAttggaagacgaagatgcgATGTTCAGCGAGTTGCATGACACGGCCAGTGCAGAAGCTGCCCAACAAAGACAAGTGGACGCCCAACGAAGCGAGCAGGATGACGAGCAGGAGCCGCTGGGTGCAACAAGCCTACTCGATCTCTACAAAGAACTGCGCCAGAAGAAAGACACTGAATATACTAAAATGTCCGCCCACCAGCGTTATGCTCTCAATAACGACTACGCTGGCTTCAAAAAGCTGTGGCACGATGCTATGGCTGGCGATGAGGGGCCCCCACTGCCCGATGCCTCACGCTGGTTCACTGCTGATGGCGAGCCTATCATGACCGGTGACGTCAAGGGAGCAGGTGCCGGGGTAggagacgacgatgacgatattgCTGTTGAGCGCGaggtcaagagcatcaacTGCCCTTTGACATTACAACCCATGAAGGATCCTTACACCAACCGGAACTGCAAACATACATTCGAGAAGGCCGCTCTGCTCGAGTATCTACCCATGCGAGGAGAGTCTCAATGTCCACAAGCAGGATGCTCACAG AAATTCACGCGTGCGCGATTCGACCACGAGTTCTTCCAGGACCAAGCCATGGCGCGCCGTATCAAGCGTGTTCGTCTggcacagcagcagcaggaaatgatggatgaagaagacgaaggcgACGGCGACGACGAACTTCGAGTTAGAGGCTCACAGGCTGTCCCCGGAAGGCCGCtcaagagggagaagagaggagaatgA
- a CDS encoding related to carboxypeptidase: MAVHRLIYSPLYIRFFVVSTLISLSFAQFIPSSDAKARNLTVVRSPANRDVTVSYKTPEGVCSTAFDSQKQYTGWVSVPGDYPTNLFFWFVEARERTDSLTIWLNGGPGSSSLYGFFTGNGPCEVVEKGLNEYETLVREWGWDRASNMLFIDQPNQVGFSYDTPTDGTINFLSQNVTEPPVSYPELPEWLVRNGTFSSNNGNFTANTTETAAMAVWHMVQGFLTTFPQYQPASRSRNSSLGINLFAESYGGRYGPIFAETFVQQNARRESGELPRNSTIDVHLSSLGIVNGCVDMEIQVPYYPTFASDNTYGYKALSDSDAKFNLDKFSAEGGCRDLLQKCATDASVSDPEGEGNEESINQICFEAQSSCNDIQNAYSSSGRGWYDLAAPLADPFPPMTFLEYLNQDAVRQAIGSPINFTMTNINVNLEFQSTGDQARGGNIARLASLLNSGVRIALIYGDRDYICNWLGGEAVSQSLASEAGGEYSIRFPDAGYAPIIVNESYIGGVVRQFGNLSFSRVYQAGHAVPAYQPETAFQIFARIILGTSISTGKDIDTATYNTTGDANATHTEDLPKQLNPTCYVRNFQGSCDEGAQELVKDDKGIVVNGILYTSKEDWPLQAETTETPTTSTSDPSSTSDMTGVYTATETPDAAAWNPPNSGLVVAIAGILVLQAVA; encoded by the exons ATGGCGGTTCATCGCCTCATTTATTCGCCTCTTTATATACGGTTTTTTGTTGTTTCTACCTTGATCTCTCTATCCTTCGCACAATTCATCCCTAGCTCTGATGCTAAGGCGCGTAACCTCACAGTCGTTCGTTCACCAGCAAATCGGGATGTGACTGTCTCTTATAAAACTCCCGAAGGCGTCTGTTCTACAGCATTCGACTCACAAAAGCAGTACACAGGTTGGGTGTCGGTCCCCGGGGATTATCCAACCAATCTCTTCTTTTGGTTTGTTGAGGCTCGTGAGCGGACTGACAGTCTCACTATCTGGCTCAATGGAGGACCAGGATCCAGTTCACTCTATGGTTTCTTCACCGGCAACGGGCCTTGTGAAGTTGTCGAAAAGGGTTTAAATGAATATGAGACGCTTGTGCGAGAATGGGGCTGGGATCGAGCCTCTAACATGCTCTTTATCGATCAG CCCAACCAAGTCGGCTTTTCATACGATACGCCTACCGACGGCACAATAAACTTTCTCAGTCAAAATGTTACTGAGCCTCCAGTGTCCTACCCTGAGCTTCCAGAATGGCTCGTTCGCAATGGCACTTTCAGTTCCAACAATGGAAATTTTACTGCCAATACTACTGAGACCGCTGCCATGGCCGTTTGGCATATGGTCCAGGGCTTCTTGACCACCTTCCCACAATACCAGCCTGCCTCGCGTTCTCGCAACAGCTCACTTGGCATTAACCTCTTTGCCGAAAGTTATGGTGGTCGCTACGGCCCTATCTTCGCGGAAACCTTTGTACAGCAAAACGCTCGCCGAGAGAGTGGGGAGTTACCACGCAATTCAACTATCGACGTTCATCTCAGTTCTCTCGGCATCGTCAATGGTTGCGTTGACATGGAGATTCAAGTACCTTACTATCCAACATTTGCCAGTGACAATACATATGGCTATAAAGCTTTATCTGATAGCGACGCCAAGTTCAATCTCGACAAGTTCTCTGCTGAAGGCGGCTGTCGCGATCTTCTTCAGAAATGCGCCACCGATGCATCAGTCAGTGATCCCGAGGGCGAGGGGAACGAGGAATCTATCAATCAGATCTGCTTTGAGGCTCAAAGTAGCTGCAATGACATTCAAAACGCCTACTCTAGTTCAGGTCGTGGCTGGTACGATCTTGCTGCGCCCCTAGCCGACCCTTTTCCACCTATGACATTCTTGGAATACCTCAACCAAGACGCTGTGCGACAAGCTATCGGTTCTCCTATCAACTTTACAATGACCAACATAAATGTCAATCTCGAGTTCCAATCCACGGGCGATCAGGCGCGTGGCGGCAATATCGCCCGTCTAGCTTCTCTCCTCAATTCAGGAGTACGGATCGCCCTGATATACGGAGATCGTGACTATATATGCAATTGGCTTGGTGGAGAAGCTGTTTCGCAAAGCCTGGCCAGCGAAGCAGGCGGTGAATACAGCATTCGGTTTCCTGACGCTGGATACGCACCCATCATTGTCAATGAGTCGTACATTGGTGGTGTTGTTCGTCAGTTCGGCAACCTGTCCTTCAGTCGTGTTTACCAAGCAGGCCACGCCGTGCCTGCTTATCAGCCTGAGACTGCCTTTCAGATTTTTGCTCGTATCATCCTGGGCACTTCGATTTCTACTGGCAAGGACATTGATACCGCCACGTATAATACCACAGGCGATGCCAATGCGACGCATACTGAAGATCTTCCTAAGCAACTGAATCCTACGTGCTACGTTCGGAACTTCCAAGGCAGTTGCGATGAGGGCGCCCAGGAACTAGTCAAGGATGACAAAGGGATTGTGGTTAATGGCATACTGTATACCTCGAAGGAAGATTGGCCGCTGCAAGCAGAAACGACGGAgacaccaacaacatcaacttcagaTCCCAGCTCAACATCGGATATGACCGGTGTATATACAGCAACCGAAACACCTGATGCTGCAGCATGGAACCCGCCCAATTCAGGGCTAGTGGTTGCCATTGCTGGCATATTGGTATTGCAGGCTGTTGCATGA